A segment of the Bacillus pseudomycoides genome:
GTCTTACTGCCCACAAATAACAAGATAAACTTTTCATAAGATCATTTATTGGTAAAGCATCAATAATAGGGAAGAATCACTAATTAAGAGCAGCATCGTTAAAATACTTTCATCACGAATGACTTTTCATATAACGAACGTAAAAACAAAAACTTCTTCGTTTTCACGCTATTCCATCTATCTGTATTTTCCTAGTAAACCGCCTCACAAATCGCTATAATAGTTCAGTATGACTTTTTGATATTAGATAGGAGAAGATATATTATGAAGGCTTATCGCTTTCCACTTATTTTATTATCTTCCATCCTAATTGGTGGTTTCATTGGTTATTTCATGGGTACCGATGCAGTTGCTTTAAAACCGCTTGGTGACATTTTCTTAAACTTAATGTTTACGATTGTTGTACCGCTTGTGTTCTTTAGCATTGCTTCATCTATTGCCAATATGGATGGTTTAAAGCGTTTCGGAAAAATTATGTCTAGCATGGCAGGGACTTTCTTATTTACAAGTATTATTGCTGCAATTTTTATGATTATTGTTGTGAAAGTATTCCCGCCCGCACAAGGTGTTGTATTAGAATTAACACAACCTGATAAAGTTGAAAAGAGCATTAGTGTTGCTGATCAAATTGTCGGCATCCTTACAGTATCAGATTTCTCGAAGTTACTATCTCGTGAAAATATGTTAGCACTTATTTTCTTCTCTATTTTAATGGGAATTGCAACTTCAGCAGTTGGCGAAAAAGGAAAACCATTCGCTACATTTTTACAAGCTGGTGCAGAAATTTCAATGAAAGTTGTATCTTTCATTATGTATTATGCTCCAATTGGACTCGCTGCTTACTTCGCAGCTTTAGTAGGGGAATTTGGCCCACAGCTTCTTGGAACATATTTCCGAGCAGCAATGGTATATTACCCAGCTTCTCTTGTATATTTCTTTGTCTTCTTTACATTCTATGCGTACCTCGCAGGACGCAAACAAGGTGTGCAAATTTTTTGGAAAAACATGGTCTCCCCTACAGTTACGTCACTGGCAACTTGTAGTAGTGCCGCAAGTATTCCAGCAAACTTAGAAGCAACGAAAAAAATGGGCATCTCTTCTGACGTTCGCGAAACAGTTGTCCTTCTTGGCTCTACGCTTCATAAAGACGGATCTGTTTTAGGTGGCGTTTTAAAAATTGCTTTCTTATTCGGGATTTTCAATATGGAATTCTCAAGTCCAAAAACATTAGCAATCGCTCTTGTTGTGTCTCTATTAGTTGGAACAGTAATGGGAGCTATTCCTGGCGGCGGTATGATTGGTGAAATGTTAATCGTTTCTTTATACGGCTTCCCGCCAGAAGCACTGCCAATTATCGCAGCTATTAGTACAATCATCGACCCGCCAGCAACAATGTTAAACGTAACAGCGGATAATGCTTGTGCTGTCATGACAGCTCGCCTTGTTGAAGGTAAGAACTGGGTTAAAAGTAAATTTGCATAATAAATAAAAAGAAGAACAGGGGCATTTCGTACAGACAAGCCCCTGTTTTTTTGTCTTTGTTTGACTGAATGTCGATATATTTCAATTTACGCTGATAAAATTTCATTTACTATTTCCCCTCTCATAAATCCGTCTTTTTCAACACACTCTGCCACAAATTTGTTATAACTTTCACAAAGTTTCCACAGTCCTTCCCTCTCCTTCGTACTATAATCATGTATGGAAGAGGAGATGGAATCTATGACACACAATGCACCAGAATTTAAAGTATTGCAAAGCATCGCATTTCTCGCCGTTGTTTTGCAAAGTTCCTTACTATATACAATGAATCAAGGAAATATCACACTCGAACACACTCTCATTATCGGAATGCTCTTTAATCTTGCAAAGTTTTCGGCACCAGCTTTCATCTTTATCGTTGGCTTTCATTTAATTCGGCAATATACAAAACAAATGGTATATACAGAATATATCTATGAAAAAACAGCGCATCTCATTGCTCCTTACTTTTTCTGGTCTATTGTTTATTTATTTACTGCAAACCAAATTGTTACAATGGGAAGCGCACTCAAGGGCTTATTGCTCGGAACAGCTGCCCCTCACCTTTGGTATGTCATCATGATGTTTCAAATTCATTTACTATTCCCTTTACTATGTACCTTGTTTTATTGGTTTAAACGACGAACACAAAATCAGCAAGACATATACAAATATATGGTTATGTTCGCCATCTTATATTTTCTCTTAATGTGGTATTCTTCTCACTATATTTTTAATGGAGAAAAACTAACAAGTTCAGCAATCTTACAATATACAGATCGATCCTTTTTCTTCTATTCGTTCTATTTTGTCATGGGAGGAATTGCTGCTGTAGCGTTAAAAGCTTGGCGTGCATTCGTCATAAAACATATACCCCTTCTTACGATTTTATTTTTTATTTTATTTTTATATATCAACTATGAGTTGTTCAGTTTTTATGGTGTAGATTCCATTCACCTTACTGTATCTACTTATATAAAACCATCCATGTTTTTATATATCGTCTGTGAAATATTTATACTATATGCTTTATCTATTACAATTGTTCAGCGACGCGGGGCCTTATATAAAACATTACGTTTTATCGGAAATTATACGTACGGGGCTTATTTGGCACACTTTTTCTTCTTGCAGCTCAGTATGAAATTACTATCTCTATTTATAATAGAAGCAAATACAATTTTCTATAGTGTATTACTATTTCTTTTGACTGCAGCATTCTCTATCATCACAATGGTTATATGTAGCGCTATTCCATTCCATACATGGATTACAGGTCCTTCTCCGGCACTCAAATGGCCAACGCTCATGCCCTTGCTGCCATTATTAAGAAATAAAAAATAAAAGAAGCTGACCAAAAAAATAGCCCTTCACATAACCTTTTTTAGTTAAGCGAAGAGCTATTATTTTATATTTTTCACACGTGGAAGCTTGCTTCTTTTTCTTTCTTCTCTTATAAATTACAAATAAAAGTATACTTGTAATTACCCCAGAAGCCGCTGCCATCCGATTAGATGACAGCTTTTATTTCTTATCTCGATTCAGCTTTGTCTCCGCCAACAGCGGCAACACATTATCAAAAATATGCGTGTTGTCCTGTTTCCCAATTACATATCCGCCATAAAATCTGCTGAATACATTGTCATTCCGAAATTCACTCATCCGCTCATACAATTCCTTAGCAAATTTCACGTCTCCCTCTTGTAATACATATAAAATGGTCAATCCATATACTGCAGGTGATTCAAAGCCTACTACTGGTCTTTCTGTTTCTAAATCATAATGGCCATATAGCTTTCCATCTTTTCGGAATGTCTTTTTAATAAAATCTAAATATGCTTCTGAAGAAATTCCACCTAAACTACGATGATAGGCAACATACGATTGATCAATCAGATTTACCTGTTTTTCATATGTGAACGTGCCATCTTCTTTATATTCTTTCGGAAATGCCCAGCCCTTCCTTGGATAATCCGCTAAAAATTGAATCACTTCTTGATACTGCGTTTCTGAAATTTTCCCATACTTTTTCATATAAGAGAATGCATTTGGATTTATGTAAGATGTCGTTAATATTTTATTTTTCATCCCCTTATCTGCGTCATAAAAATCAACATAGGTTTTCCCTTTCTTATTATAACGAAGTACAGCATCACTCACTTGATCAGCAAGATGTTTATACCGCTCTTCTTTATACATGTCATAGGCACGATATAACTGTTCGATAATACGAAGATCATCAATGAGAGCATTCGTCCCCCCCTGCCTGTCTCCTGTTTCAGAAATCTTCCATAAAACAATATGAGTCGGGTGGATAAAATAATTTTGTATAACCTTTACTTGTTCATCAAACAATGATTGATCTTCCATATCAAGCGTATATTGTAACCATAACCCAGCTGATTCTGACAATGCTTCACGGCCGATTGCCTCATTCGTTCCTACCTTTGAATCAGCTATTCGATACGTTGCGAGCGTTTTATTCTCGTTCATCATATGTCTCATAATAAAATATTCCGTTCGGTTTCCTTGTAGTGCAGTCAAAAAAACAATCCCACCTAAAATCAAAAATAAAGTTAACGTAATCCATATATACAAACGTTTCCGCACATTTTTTCACCTCTATAATAAGATTAACCGTAATCTTATTAGAACATACGGAAACATTAAAAAGACAATCCCTTAGATTGTCCCTTATTTCCTATCCTTTACATGCGTTAATTGG
Coding sequences within it:
- a CDS encoding dicarboxylate/amino acid:cation symporter → MKAYRFPLILLSSILIGGFIGYFMGTDAVALKPLGDIFLNLMFTIVVPLVFFSIASSIANMDGLKRFGKIMSSMAGTFLFTSIIAAIFMIIVVKVFPPAQGVVLELTQPDKVEKSISVADQIVGILTVSDFSKLLSRENMLALIFFSILMGIATSAVGEKGKPFATFLQAGAEISMKVVSFIMYYAPIGLAAYFAALVGEFGPQLLGTYFRAAMVYYPASLVYFFVFFTFYAYLAGRKQGVQIFWKNMVSPTVTSLATCSSAASIPANLEATKKMGISSDVRETVVLLGSTLHKDGSVLGGVLKIAFLFGIFNMEFSSPKTLAIALVVSLLVGTVMGAIPGGGMIGEMLIVSLYGFPPEALPIIAAISTIIDPPATMLNVTADNACAVMTARLVEGKNWVKSKFA
- a CDS encoding acyltransferase; translated protein: MEEEMESMTHNAPEFKVLQSIAFLAVVLQSSLLYTMNQGNITLEHTLIIGMLFNLAKFSAPAFIFIVGFHLIRQYTKQMVYTEYIYEKTAHLIAPYFFWSIVYLFTANQIVTMGSALKGLLLGTAAPHLWYVIMMFQIHLLFPLLCTLFYWFKRRTQNQQDIYKYMVMFAILYFLLMWYSSHYIFNGEKLTSSAILQYTDRSFFFYSFYFVMGGIAAVALKAWRAFVIKHIPLLTILFFILFLYINYELFSFYGVDSIHLTVSTYIKPSMFLYIVCEIFILYALSITIVQRRGALYKTLRFIGNYTYGAYLAHFFFLQLSMKLLSLFIIEANTIFYSVLLFLLTAAFSIITMVICSAIPFHTWITGPSPALKWPTLMPLLPLLRNKK
- a CDS encoding transcriptional regulator; the protein is MRKRLYIWITLTLFLILGGIVFLTALQGNRTEYFIMRHMMNENKTLATYRIADSKVGTNEAIGREALSESAGLWLQYTLDMEDQSLFDEQVKVIQNYFIHPTHIVLWKISETGDRQGGTNALIDDLRIIEQLYRAYDMYKEERYKHLADQVSDAVLRYNKKGKTYVDFYDADKGMKNKILTTSYINPNAFSYMKKYGKISETQYQEVIQFLADYPRKGWAFPKEYKEDGTFTYEKQVNLIDQSYVAYHRSLGGISSEAYLDFIKKTFRKDGKLYGHYDLETERPVVGFESPAVYGLTILYVLQEGDVKFAKELYERMSEFRNDNVFSRFYGGYVIGKQDNTHIFDNVLPLLAETKLNRDKK